The region TCGCCGATCTTTTCCGAATCCGGAAGGCGGCCTCCGTCCTTCCAGGCGTTCAGACAAGCCTCCGACTCGTGGAGGAGGCCTTGGGCGTCCGGCAGACCCGTCACCGCCTCCCGAAGCTCGGCGACGGCCGTCTCGGCGCGCGCGAAGCGGCCCAGGGAGGCCTCGGCGATCGCCAGCCTCTTTAAATTCTCGGCCAAGTCCTTGCGGTTCCCGAGGACTTGAAAGACGTCGTGGGCCCGGGCGAGCAGGGGAAGGGCCGGGGCGAGATGGCCGCGCCGGCGCTCCAAGACGGCCTGGTTGCTTTGCACCAGCGCGAGCTCCAAGGCGTCCTCGCGCCCGCGCGCGACCGCCTCGGCCAACCGGTAGGAGGCGTCCGCCGTCTCGAAGTCCCCCCGGTCGAGCGCCAGATTTCCCTGCTGAAGGCCGACCGCGAACGTGCCCGGACCGTAGGCGTCCGCGGCATAGAGACGCTCCGCCTCTTCGAAGCGCCGCTTGGCCTCGTCCCAGCGTCCCTCCTGGGCCCCAAGCTCGGCGAGATGGCGGCAGATCTCGGCGCGGCGTCGGCCTCCGGGACCGGCGAGCGCCAAGCCCTCCTCGAAATGCCGCCGGGCCTCGCCGAAGCGGCGCCGCTCCCGCAGGTCGTGCGCGCCCAGGAGGGAATGGGCCCGGACCAGATACGGGCGATGGGCTTCCTCGGAGGCGTCGCCCGCCTCCAGACAGCGCTGAAGCCTCAAGGCGGCCTCGCCGTGATCCCCGATATTTTGGTGGTTGAGTCCGGTGATGAACCAGTACTTGACCGCCCGGAGAGGCGCCGGCTCGTCGTTCGCGTTCAGCCCGAACCAATCCTCTGCGACCTCCAAGGCCGCCTCGAAGCGCCCCAGGTCGTTCAGACAGTTCATTTTCAAGCGCAGGAGCCGGGAGGTTTCGTCCCGGTCCCCCTCCAGGAAGGGGAGAGCGCTCGCGATGAGGGCCAGCGCCTCGTCCTTGCGCCCGTCGGCGGAGAGCCTCTCGGCGGCGGGACGGGCGCCCGCGGCGACCAGCGCCCTCTCTCCCAAAGCGGCGGCGTGATGAAGCTTGGCGGCGTCGTCGGCCGGGGCCGCCTCGAGAGCCCGGAACCAATCTTCGTGAATCTTGCGGGCCTCGGCCGTCGAGAGACCCTGACGGAGGAACGCCGCCAACCCCTCGGTCGCCGGGGCGTATTTTCCGGAAAGCGCCTCGCGAACGACGAGCTCCCGCTCGAGGAGGTAGGGGAGTCGCGCGGCCAGCCCCTCATCCCCGACCGCATGGGCCAAGACCGCGAGCGCGACGGGACCGCCGGCCAACGCCAGGTGGTTTAGGATCGCTCGATCCTCGCCGGTCAACGTCTCCAGACGAAAGAGGAGAACGCTGTCGAAGGAGGCGAGTCTCGGAAGTTCCTTCAGCCACTTTTTGGAAAATTCGCGGCCTGAACACCGGCGCTCCTCCAAAAAAACATTGGCCGTTTCCACCAGGAGGAGGGGATTGCCCCGCGTCTCCCGGAAGACATCCTCCAAGGCCTCGCCGGCCGCCTTCTCCCCGAGGGCGTTCCGGAGCAGTTGCGACGTCTCCTGGCGATCCAAATTTTTGAGCGCAATCTCCTCGCAGAGAGGATTTTCCAGGATTTTCCGGAAAAAGGGCCGGAGCCGGTCGGGGAGGCGGTCGTCGTTCCACTCCAAGACGACGAGTCGGCCGGGTGCGAGGGATTTTTCCAGGTCGACCAAGGGCAGCAAGTCCTCGGGAGGCAGGGCGTGAAGATTGGAGAGCAGGATCGTCCCTTCCGTCCGCCCAATGTCCTTGGGCCGCGCGTGACGGCAAGCCGTCCCCGCTACGGCGCATTGCAAGGCGATCTCCCGCAAGAAACGCGATTTGCCGACGCCCGTGATCCCATGGACGGCCAGGAGGGCCGGTCGTTTGTGAAGAGTCTTCAGACTCCGGCGCAAGACCTGAAGGGCCCGCTCGGCCCCGATCATCCGGATGGGGTGATAATCGGCGACCGCTCCCGATGCCGGTCGGTCCCGCCCTCCGGAGAGGACCTCCAACGCCGCGGAGGCCGACGAAAGCCGGCGCCCCAACTCGGGTTCGATCAGGCGATCGACGACGGCCGCCTCCGACCGGCCCGACAGGTCCGGAACGACGGTCGCCAGAGGGCGAACGGGCTTCTCGAGGATCTCCCGGAGGCTCCGACCACCCGCGCGCGGGTGGCGCCCGGCCAGCGCCTCATAAAAAACGGTCCCGAGGGCGAAGAGGTCGCTCGCGGGGAGGGTCACGCCGTCCAGGCGCTCGGGGGCCGTGTAGGGGAGGGTGGCGGCCTGGAAGGCCCCCGCCGCGTCCTGAAATCCGGAAAGTCCAAAATCCACGAGTCGAAGGCGGCTCTTGGAATCCACGAGGAGATTGCCCGGGGAAAGGTCTCCGTGGATCACACCTTGGCCGTGCAGGTAGGCGAGAGCCTCCAAGGCCTCGCGGAACCACCCCAAGACGGCCTCTTTGCCGGAGGCGCGGGCCGCGGCGATCACATCGGCCCCGTCGATCCTCTCCATCCAGAAGCAAGGCCCGCGGTCTTCGCCGAAGAGAAACTCGCTCGTCGGAGCGAAGCCGAGGACGGACACGATGGAAGGATGGCGGATCCGCGCCAGCAACTCGAACTCCGCCTCGAAGGCGGCGCGGGTCGCGTCCCCCCGGTTCGAGAGAAGCTTCACCGCGACGACCGCCCCCTCGGGCGTGCGGGCCTCGAAGACTTCGCCGCCTAAACCGCTTCCTAAGGATTTGAGGAGGGTCCAGCCCACCTCGCAAGCATAGCACGATTGAGCAAAAGGAATTGTGCTTTTTGATTCACTTTCTGTGCTTGGCAATAAATCAATCCTAAATTCTCGAATTATTTCAACAATGAATAGTTGGCATATATATTGCTGTAACATTCTGCTGAATGAGCATCCGTCTGGAGGTTTTCTATGTCTGGCAAGCAATGCTCGGATTTCAGTGGGGTAAATGAAGGCCCCTTTTTGTGCAGGATCGGCGGCGCCTTCAAGGGTCTCGTCACCTATCGTGACGGCCGGGCCGCAGTCATCGATCCCAACGCAAAGTCCGGCGAACTGGTTTTCCTTTCCCCCGTGATCGGCGATGTCCCCAAGACCCAACCTCTAGGCGACCATCTTCTGCGGGTCGTCGAGGGGCCTCACGCAGGCATGATCGTCTACAAAGACGGCGGCATCGCGCGAATCGATGATGCCAAACCGCCGACTCCCCC is a window of bacterium DNA encoding:
- a CDS encoding sigma 54-interacting transcriptional regulator, encoding MGWTLLKSLGSGLGGEVFEARTPEGAVVAVKLLSNRGDATRAAFEAEFELLARIRHPSIVSVLGFAPTSEFLFGEDRGPCFWMERIDGADVIAAARASGKEAVLGWFREALEALAYLHGQGVIHGDLSPGNLLVDSKSRLRLVDFGLSGFQDAAGAFQAATLPYTAPERLDGVTLPASDLFALGTVFYEALAGRHPRAGGRSLREILEKPVRPLATVVPDLSGRSEAAVVDRLIEPELGRRLSSASAALEVLSGGRDRPASGAVADYHPIRMIGAERALQVLRRSLKTLHKRPALLAVHGITGVGKSRFLREIALQCAVAGTACRHARPKDIGRTEGTILLSNLHALPPEDLLPLVDLEKSLAPGRLVVLEWNDDRLPDRLRPFFRKILENPLCEEIALKNLDRQETSQLLRNALGEKAAGEALEDVFRETRGNPLLLVETANVFLEERRCSGREFSKKWLKELPRLASFDSVLLFRLETLTGEDRAILNHLALAGGPVALAVLAHAVGDEGLAARLPYLLERELVVREALSGKYAPATEGLAAFLRQGLSTAEARKIHEDWFRALEAAPADDAAKLHHAAALGERALVAAGARPAAERLSADGRKDEALALIASALPFLEGDRDETSRLLRLKMNCLNDLGRFEAALEVAEDWFGLNANDEPAPLRAVKYWFITGLNHQNIGDHGEAALRLQRCLEAGDASEEAHRPYLVRAHSLLGAHDLRERRRFGEARRHFEEGLALAGPGGRRRAEICRHLAELGAQEGRWDEAKRRFEEAERLYAADAYGPGTFAVGLQQGNLALDRGDFETADASYRLAEAVARGREDALELALVQSNQAVLERRRGHLAPALPLLARAHDVFQVLGNRKDLAENLKRLAIAEASLGRFARAETAVAELREAVTGLPDAQGLLHESEACLNAWKDGGRLPDSEKIGEKGLEEAYARLPPELQVTFANRSDVRGLPFLTVSQTPSPSGEAKTAGGDLVDILSELAELNRELVQDEHMDRVLKRLMDAAMDLSRAESGFLLVQNEKAKGPIPGFQVAVSKKIAKRDLERPGYALSLSSVRRAMQSGEAVITDNAVEDPRFREAKSVHFAKLKSILAIPVTGREGVLGVFYLDHRYERGLFEGQTLAAMKALAGVAALALEKVRKIAALSETNDRLAEEVEVRSSEMGLMNRELQKTRLSLKNEYGDIVGRSPQMLKVLSLVDRITEARVPVWIYGESGTGKEAIARALHFNSARSKKAFVTENCASLPETLLESELFGHKKGSFTHATADKKGLLQYADGGTVFLDEIADMSVPLQAKLLRFLQEGDVRPIGSNEVVKVDVRVVSASNKDLHDLVRQGKFREDLFFRLNGVTVTLPPLRERLEDLPLLADHFLGKIAGREKKPRLKLSPEALKIFLSYDWPGNIRELQNTLETAALFAEKGAITASSLEFKPTLLGGKALSTRTPPPATPQGETELVRILRAIRDAGYHRSKAAEALGISRRNLYAKLEKFGVKRDAATLHEYIDRYL